The genomic window CACTTAGTTTTTCGCGCTCTACAGCAAAGAATTCATTTACTTTTGCCATATCTATTCCGTTAGAAGTTATGAGCTCGTATTTGTCGCTTAAAAGTTTAATAATAAGTCTTGTTACGCTAAAAGAAGTCATTAAAACTTCATAAGGGATTTCAGTTTTCTTACCATCTTCAGAAGTCATTTCTAACCATTGAAACCCTTCGAGATTAGACGCTGATAAGCCTTTGAACTCTACATCAAAAGCTTTTTCTCCTTCTAGTGTATAGAATTTATATAAGTTTCTAACATTGTCATTGACTTTAGCAACTTCAGTTTTATCAAAAGTGATGATGCCTTTTTTTACTTTAATTTTTTGCGCAGAACACAATATTGGCAAGGTGATAAGTAGCGATAGGATAATTTTTTTCATAGTTTTTTGTTGATATTGAATGGGTTATAAAAGAAAATCCGAAAGTACAACAATTGTACCTTAAGACGTTTTAAGTACTTAAAATTATTTGCAGATAAGTATTAATAATGCTTTCTTATTGTTCGTCTAACTCTGAATAGCCTGTAAACTCCGATACTCAGAACAAACGCAGATATAACGATAAGAATGATGCCATAAGATTTTAAATCCGAAAAAAATTCGAGTTTTATAATGGTAACTCCAGTACCAAGGATTACTAGGAAAGTTCTAAAATAAGCCAAAAAAGTGCGTTCGTTTGCTAGCTTTGTACGCTCTATAGCAAGCCAATCGCGAGTTATTAGCGGTTTGTTTTCGTCTTTAGTTACGTCTTGCATTTAATCGGTTCCTTTTAATAGATTAATACTTACGGTTGCTAATTCGCTATCTGGAAATTTAGCAAAATGGTTATCGTCTGGTTTTAAACCTGCTTTTTCGGCAATATTTCTAAACACATCAACTTCTACAATATATTGGTCGCTATAACCATGTGTGGCATCGTAAGCAGTAGCAGCAGTTTTGCCAATATTTTTGGCGGTTAACGAAGGGCTAATGGTGTGCAATTCTATAATCAACAAACCAAATTTATCCACGTAAGGTTTCCACTTAGTTAAATGTTCTAGTAAAGAGGCTTCAACATCGTTGTTGTTTAGTCGATTCCCTGCACTTGCATAAGCTCCTGTAGATGCGCTTATAAAATCGTATGTTTTGTTGGGTGCTTCCCAAATACGATTGTGGTCTAAAAAAGTTCTCACGTTTAGTAAATCTCGTAAATCTATGTTGTAATCTTCTTTTAGGTCAGACGCTAAAAGATCTGGTCTGCCAATATCTCCCCAAATAACTTTAGCCCAAATATCTGCTGCAATAAGATTAGCTCTGGTAACTTTTAAGGCTGCTTTATTAAAATCTGCACCAACGAGAAAGAGTGGATGGTCATCTAGCATTTTACCACGAAGTGTTTGTTGTTCAATAATATTAAAGATATGCTCAATAAATGCTCCGTTACCACAACCCATATCTAAAATGCCTTTTGGTTGAAGGTCTATAGGTCTGTTAAATAAGTTGATGATAACTTTATCGATAACCTTGAAGTACGTAGCATGAGCACCACCACTTCCCCAAACATTCATTTCGCGATGTACGTGTTTTTCAGTATCATTTGGCGACTCTGTTTTAAGTACTAATGGATTACCAAAAATGAGTTCGTCTAGTTGCAAAAAGGTTGGTAAATAAGATACGGTTACACCATAAGCGCTGGCACGTTTCGCAAAAAAGAGTCCTTTGTCTGTAAATTGATACGTGTCACGTTTCTTTTTAAACCATCCTAAATGGGCAAAAAAATCGAGAATCTTTTTAAAGCTTTCAGGATCTTTATGATATTCTTCAGCCGTAAAAGAGGCTTCCATAAAATACTTGTGAAACAATCCGTTAACACCTAATAACACAATGATAGGTCCTGCAATAGAACCTTCTATGTGTTTGTAGATTTGATATTCGATAGAACTTTCATCTGAAATATCTAAACCAAAATTGGCTTCAAATTTTTTAAAAATGCGTTCTAAAGCAATAAACGCATCGGTACTTATCATTTTTTCGGTTGCAAATCTATCGGAATAACGTAATAGGTTTACAGCATCTTCATAAAGATGTACCAAATGGAAAGCAGATTCAGACTTTTCATTGACAGCGTAGGTTATTGTATTTTCTTTGTTGTCAATGTCTTGTTTTAACCACCCTTGAGAACATAAGACTCTAAGTGCTACATTAAGGTAACCTTCATTGGCTTCAAATATATCAGAAAGTGTTTTTACAGTAATACTCTTTTTTTCAAGAATATAGTCTAAAACTTGTTTCTTGTGTAACGCAAATGCTGAAGTTGCGGTAGCAATGCCATCTAAATGACGAAAAATAATGCCTCTCAGTTGAGATTTGTCTGACTTTGTAAGCATGAAGGAAGTATTAGTACTTAAATATAAAAAAACCATCATAAAAATGATGGTTTTCGATGTGATAATATTCTTAAATGTCTTATCTCAACTTAGGATAATCTGAAGGACTTACCTCGTGCATTACATCATAAACAGCTTCAAAAATATCTTCTACAGAAGGTTTGGAGAAGTAATCTCCATCTGTGCCGTAAGCTGGTCTGTGAGGTTTAGCAGCTAAAGTTTTTGGTTGGCTGTCTAAATATTGAAATGCATTTTGCTCATTTAATATTTGATCTAGAATATATGCTGAAGCACCACCTTTGACGTCTTCGTCTATAACCATAACACGATTTGTTTTGGCTACGCTTTTTACGATATCATGGTTTAAATCAAAAGGTAATAAGGATTGCACATCAATGATTTCTGCATCAATTCCAACTTCTAATAATTCCTTAGCAGCTTGCTCTACTAATCGTAGTGTAGATCCGTAAGACACCAAAGTAATATCTTCACCTTCTTTAATGGTTTCTACAACTCCAATAGGTGTTTTAAACTCACCTATATTGTTTGGCATTTTTTCTTTTAAGCGGTAGCCATTTAAACATTCTACAATTAATGCTGGTTCATCACTTTCTAAAAGCGTATTGTAAAATCCTGCAGCCTTTGTCATATTACGAGGTACCAAAACATGGATTCCTCTAATGAGGTTAAGAATGCCTCCCATTTGAGAGCCAGAGTGCCATATACCTTCTAGTCTATGACCACGAGTTCTAACAATTAATGGTGCTTTTTGGCGTCCTTTTGTACGGTATTGTACGGTTGCCAAGTCGTCACTCATTATCTGCAATGCATAAAGGATGTAATCTAAATATTGAATCTCAGCGATTGGTCTTAGACCTCTCATAGCCATACCAATACCTTGTCCTAAAATGGTTGCTTCTCTAATTCCAGTATCAGAAATTCTAAGCTCTCCAAATTTTTCTTGTAAGCCTTCTAGACCTTGATTAACATCACCAATGTGTCCTGCGTCTTCACCAAAGACTAAAGCTTCTGGGTATTTATTGAAGACAGCTTCAAAATTATCTCTTAAAATTACACGTCCATCAACTTCTGTAGCATCGTCACTGTATGTTGGTAGAATTTCAGATTGATATTCAGCTTTAAGTTTAGATTCACTATATAAGTGAGAACTATACTTAGGTTGGATTTTTTCGATATAACTATTAATCCAATTTTGAAGTGCTAACTTTTCATTAGAGTCCTCAGAAATAACATAGCGTAAGGTTTTACGAGCCGAAGATAGTATGTCTTTTCTTAGAGGTTCATCTATAGCTTCTAAATCATTTTTTAATTTAGTGATAAAAACACTATTAGGACTTGTGTTGGCTACATTTTCTATTAATGATAAAGCTTCTTGTTTTTCTGCTTTTATCGGGTTTATAAATGAAGCCCAAGCAGATTTTTTGCCATCTCTTACAGCCTTTTTAATGTCTTTTTCTAGAGTAATTAACTCTTCGTCAGTAGCAATGTTGTTGTCAATCATCCATTGACGCATTTGTGCATTACAATCGTACTCGGCTTCCCATGCCAAACGTTCTTCATTTTTATAGCGTTCGTGAGAGCCAGAAGTAGAATGTCCTTGTGGCTGCGTTAATTCTTGGACATGAATCATTACCGGAACGTGCTCTTTTCTAGCAACTTTTGCAGCACGTTGATAGGTGTCTATCAACTCGGCATAGTTCCAACCGTTTACTCTAAAGATCTCGTAACCGTTAGTATCATCTTCACGTTGAAAACCTTTTAAGATTTCAGAGATATTTTCTTTTGTAGTTTGGTGTCTTGCATGTACAGAAATACCATATTCATCATCCCAAATACTAATGACCATAGGTACTTGTAAAACACCTGCAGCATTAATGGTTTCAAAAAATAAACCTTCACTCGTACTAGCATTTCCAATAGTTCCCCAAGCAATTTCATCTCCATTTTTAGAAAAGTTGGTGGTGTCTATGCCTTCAACATTTCTGTAAATTTTTGAAGCTTGAGCCAAACCAAGTAATCTTGGCATCTGGCCAGCAGTAGGAGAGATGTCTGCACTAGAGTTTTTCTGTTCGGTTAAATTCTTCCAATTTCCATTTTCATCTAAGCTGTGCGTAGCAAAGTGTCCTCCCATTTGACGACCAGCAGACATTGGCTCTTCTTTTAAATCTGTATTGGCATATAAACCTGCAAAGAATTGTTCTATGGTTAATTCTCCAATAGCCATCATAAAGGTTTGGTCTCTATAATAACCTGATCTAAAATCGCCATTTTCAAAAGCTTTTGCCCAGGCAATTTGAGGTACTTCTTTACCATCCCCAAAAATCCCAAATTTGGCTTTACCTGTTAAAACCTCTCTACGACCTAGTAGACTACATTCTCTACTTGTAACAGCCAATTTGTAATCATTGATTACTTCTGCTTTAAAATCTTCGAAAGTAATTTCTGTTTTTGTATTGGGATTTGTTTTCATATTGGTCGAATATTAAGATACAAATGTACTAAATAACGATCGTTTGTGCAATAGCTAAAATAAAGGTGATTTTGATTTATTCTCAATAAAAAGGTAATTTTATTGATATATGTTTAAAATAAATCAAAAAAACAACATCTCAGTAAGAATATGTTAATACCATTTGCGTCTAAAAAGACCTAGAAGCACTTGAGGGTCAACGGTAATTATAAAGCGGATTCGTTCTCCGTAGTTAGACTCTGCAATTTCCCAACCGAGATTAGAGTACACAGGGAAATACAATTCAAAATAGTCTTCTACTAAGTTGAGCCTTACTCCAGAGTCGTATACAAAATTGGCACTATCAAATTTATTCTTTACCAAGCCAATATCTCCATAGGCTTGTATGTATCTCCAGATAGATGTGCTAAAGTTAGCTGTAGTCATCCATTGATTTGCAAAAGGTGTCTCTAGCATGGATTTAAAACCACCATCGGCAATAATTAATTGTTGGCTAAACAAACCAGCAGCTTCAGATCTCCCTAAATAATTTAAATCAAATAAATAATCTGTTGGTCGGTCTAAGCCAAAACTAAAAAAATCAGAGTTTGGATCAGTGTCATTGTTAAGAAATATACCAGCAAAAAGTCTAAGATTGATATTTCGATTGCCCTGTGTTAGCTTTCTAAATTCGTAACTCATAGAAAGTTTACTAAAGTTATTAGCTAACTGTAAATCTGAGCTAAAACTAGAGAAGTTAATTCTACCTGGATTATAATGTGTGTATCTTAAGTTGAACACATTGTAATCAGGTTCGTTTATTTCAACAATAGCATTTTCGCCAACATCTCTATTAATACTCACAAATCTAGCAGTAATGTTATCTACTTGGTCTGCTCTAAAATCCTTATCATTTCTAAATCTAAAAGATATACTTGGTCGGATTCTTGTAAAGAAAGCATCTTCTGCAAATGACTGGTAGCCTGCACTTATACCATAGGTAATATCATATAAATTTTTGTTTTCTATGTTATGGGTGTAAAAAACAGCTGTAGAACCTGTTAGTGATTTAGACTTGGTGGCGTATTGTGGTGAAAATTTATAATTAAGACGTTTTTTTAGTATGGTTTTGTTGTAGACTTTTGTTCCCAATGTTAAGCCATCATAAATATTATTAAACTCTACTAAAGGCATAAAAAACACCTGATTGTAGTATGGGTCTTCAATGTCTTTAAATAATCTAAACTGAAGCGGTTTGTTGTTTAGAAACGAACCATTAACAGCTTTATAATTATCGCGCTGGTTAAACTCTGGTATAACGTTATTATAATCTAAGACAAGCTTATCGGTTTGGTCTTTAGGTAAGTTTATAGTCTTTGTTCCTTTAATGTTTTCTATCCATTGTTTACCAATTACAGAGTCGTTACTAATGCTGTACAAAGAAATAGGCATCTTGTTTCTACGCTTATTCTTTACTGTAATTTTTATAGAATCTTCTGTGGTTTCAACACTTTTAATTTTAAAATCTATCTTCTTTCGAGTATTTACATAGTCTGTAAAAAACCAATCGATATTTTTTGAGGTTTTAGAATTAAGAAATGTTTCAAAATCTGAAATTTTAGTTTTTTGGTTAAGTTTGTTCTGTTTTAAGAACGCTGTAATTATTTCAGATAAATCTATGTCGTCTGTAAATTTGTCTAAATAATTAAGACCAACTCCAGCTTTATATTTGCCAGCTATGTTAGCGTTAAATTTAATTAATGAATCTTTAGATGTTGTTAAAGGTTGGTCTCTGTTCTTTCGGGCTATTTCCATAGAGTATAGGAAATATTGAAAGTTGAAATCTACATCAGCAGCATGAAACGCCCTTATTCCCCAAACATTTGCTAATGTTCCTAATAATTTCATCTCAGGATAGTACTCTTCAACATACTTTATCATATAGTAAATTTGAAGACCTTCAGATAACCAATGTTCTTTTCTTGGGTTTAGTAATAAGATATTGTCAATATATTTCTTTAAAGCGCTTTTCAATAACTTTAATTCATATTGAAATTGGTCTGGGAAAGGTCTTAAAAAGTCTGGTAGCTGGTTGAGACCATATAAAGGATTTTTATTGTAATCTATCTCAGAAACTACAAGCCTTTTGTGTGGGTATTCGCCTAAATTTTCAGTAAGAAACCTGGCAATTTTATCTGTTAGAATAGCTTTGTCTGGTCCAGGTAAGCCTTTTTCGTTTATGTTAGAAACCAATATTAAATCGTCTGTTTGAACAGAACGAAATAAAGGAAACTTTTGAAGTGCTAAATAGGTATCTGTTCGGTCCTTACCAAAATATACTGTAGTTTGTCTTTTTGTATCTTTATTTGGGTCTGCTGATAAAAGGTCTAACTCAGAGGTAGGTCTATAGTTTATAGGATGCTCAATAGTGATCTTAACATCAGATTTAGGTATGAACAGGTCATCAAGATTTTTATTGCTATAGTAGTGCCATTGCCCATCGTAAACGGCAGGTGTAATATACCAGTATTTAAGTTCAAAATCTCTGTTCTTTGTATAGCCATAATCTGTAAATGTAGCGTCTGGTAATACTAGAATATAACTAAGGTTTATATTGTAAGATTCT from Winogradskyella sp. MH6 includes these protein-coding regions:
- a CDS encoding class I SAM-dependent methyltransferase, yielding MLTKSDKSQLRGIIFRHLDGIATATSAFALHKKQVLDYILEKKSITVKTLSDIFEANEGYLNVALRVLCSQGWLKQDIDNKENTITYAVNEKSESAFHLVHLYEDAVNLLRYSDRFATEKMISTDAFIALERIFKKFEANFGLDISDESSIEYQIYKHIEGSIAGPIIVLLGVNGLFHKYFMEASFTAEEYHKDPESFKKILDFFAHLGWFKKKRDTYQFTDKGLFFAKRASAYGVTVSYLPTFLQLDELIFGNPLVLKTESPNDTEKHVHREMNVWGSGGAHATYFKVIDKVIINLFNRPIDLQPKGILDMGCGNGAFIEHIFNIIEQQTLRGKMLDDHPLFLVGADFNKAALKVTRANLIAADIWAKVIWGDIGRPDLLASDLKEDYNIDLRDLLNVRTFLDHNRIWEAPNKTYDFISASTGAYASAGNRLNNNDVEASLLEHLTKWKPYVDKFGLLIIELHTISPSLTAKNIGKTAATAYDATHGYSDQYIVEVDVFRNIAEKAGLKPDDNHFAKFPDSELATVSINLLKGTD
- a CDS encoding alpha-ketoacid dehydrogenase subunit alpha/beta, with product MKTNPNTKTEITFEDFKAEVINDYKLAVTSRECSLLGRREVLTGKAKFGIFGDGKEVPQIAWAKAFENGDFRSGYYRDQTFMMAIGELTIEQFFAGLYANTDLKEEPMSAGRQMGGHFATHSLDENGNWKNLTEQKNSSADISPTAGQMPRLLGLAQASKIYRNVEGIDTTNFSKNGDEIAWGTIGNASTSEGLFFETINAAGVLQVPMVISIWDDEYGISVHARHQTTKENISEILKGFQREDDTNGYEIFRVNGWNYAELIDTYQRAAKVARKEHVPVMIHVQELTQPQGHSTSGSHERYKNEERLAWEAEYDCNAQMRQWMIDNNIATDEELITLEKDIKKAVRDGKKSAWASFINPIKAEKQEALSLIENVANTSPNSVFITKLKNDLEAIDEPLRKDILSSARKTLRYVISEDSNEKLALQNWINSYIEKIQPKYSSHLYSESKLKAEYQSEILPTYSDDATEVDGRVILRDNFEAVFNKYPEALVFGEDAGHIGDVNQGLEGLQEKFGELRISDTGIREATILGQGIGMAMRGLRPIAEIQYLDYILYALQIMSDDLATVQYRTKGRQKAPLIVRTRGHRLEGIWHSGSQMGGILNLIRGIHVLVPRNMTKAAGFYNTLLESDEPALIVECLNGYRLKEKMPNNIGEFKTPIGVVETIKEGEDITLVSYGSTLRLVEQAAKELLEVGIDAEIIDVQSLLPFDLNHDIVKSVAKTNRVMVIDEDVKGGASAYILDQILNEQNAFQYLDSQPKTLAAKPHRPAYGTDGDYFSKPSVEDIFEAVYDVMHEVSPSDYPKLR
- a CDS encoding metalloprotease, producing the protein MIKRFLISYILILVCSSMYGQNFIDVNANVDVETKTITISQTIVYKNEANNSINEIYLHDWNNSYSSKSTPLAKRFEEEFSTKFHLASSEQRGFTLITSITDNKDRTNLNFEYLDKHPDVLKVNLGKVLLPGESYNINLSYILVLPDATFTDYGYTKNRDFELKYWYITPAVYDGQWHYYSNKNLDDLFIPKSDVKITIEHPINYRPTSELDLLSADPNKDTKRQTTVYFGKDRTDTYLALQKFPLFRSVQTDDLILVSNINEKGLPGPDKAILTDKIARFLTENLGEYPHKRLVVSEIDYNKNPLYGLNQLPDFLRPFPDQFQYELKLLKSALKKYIDNILLLNPRKEHWLSEGLQIYYMIKYVEEYYPEMKLLGTLANVWGIRAFHAADVDFNFQYFLYSMEIARKNRDQPLTTSKDSLIKFNANIAGKYKAGVGLNYLDKFTDDIDLSEIITAFLKQNKLNQKTKISDFETFLNSKTSKNIDWFFTDYVNTRKKIDFKIKSVETTEDSIKITVKNKRRNKMPISLYSISNDSVIGKQWIENIKGTKTINLPKDQTDKLVLDYNNVIPEFNQRDNYKAVNGSFLNNKPLQFRLFKDIEDPYYNQVFFMPLVEFNNIYDGLTLGTKVYNKTILKKRLNYKFSPQYATKSKSLTGSTAVFYTHNIENKNLYDITYGISAGYQSFAEDAFFTRIRPSISFRFRNDKDFRADQVDNITARFVSINRDVGENAIVEINEPDYNVFNLRYTHYNPGRINFSSFSSDLQLANNFSKLSMSYEFRKLTQGNRNINLRLFAGIFLNNDTDPNSDFFSFGLDRPTDYLFDLNYLGRSEAAGLFSQQLIIADGGFKSMLETPFANQWMTTANFSTSIWRYIQAYGDIGLVKNKFDSANFVYDSGVRLNLVEDYFELYFPVYSNLGWEIAESNYGERIRFIITVDPQVLLGLFRRKWY
- a CDS encoding DUF202 domain-containing protein, which gives rise to MQDVTKDENKPLITRDWLAIERTKLANERTFLAYFRTFLVILGTGVTIIKLEFFSDLKSYGIILIVISAFVLSIGVYRLFRVRRTIRKHY